A genomic region of Caenorhabditis elegans chromosome V contains the following coding sequences:
- the nas-16 gene encoding Zinc metalloproteinase nas-16 (Predicted): protein MKFAMNFISSQTCVTFEENCTISTRIKFVDSTFCASYVGMINSVQEIYFPDWCMRFGSAVHELMHALGVLHTHARFDRDNFLNVNLNKDDEDDSNFEIVSPPFSINVVPYEYGSTLHYTADVSGTNSLLPKQMEYYRTLGNRRVTFYDMLTINTAYNCKCPSELLCANGGYTNPSNCLECICPLGYGGVLCDRVVACSVQLSADSYWKGSWISVGSSVLRDTTDPVKAFISINAPKDKIIEVKIVKIENFSCDSGCNNNGVEIKYMGDPRITNPIICCENQVDPSNKGYKAKLNPLLINIYTFLGKNKVTFHYRYVNERLSSYNKTTNGYDNYEYYA, encoded by the exons atgaaatttgcTATGAACTTCATATCTTCACAAACTTGCGTTACTTTCGAAGAAAACTGTACTATTTCAACGAGAATAAAATTTGTTGACAGTACTTTCTGTGCTTCATATGTTGGAATGATTAACAGTGTacaagaaatttattttcctgaCTGGTGCATGCGG tttggaTCCGCCGTTCACGAACTAATGCATGCATTGGGTGTTCTGCACACTCATGCTCGTTTTGATCGAGATAACTTTCTTAATGTAAATCTGAACAAAGATGATGAAGACGACAGCAATTTTGAGATTGTTTCTCCTCCCTTTTCTATAAACGTTGTACCATATGAGTATGGAAGCACTTTGCACTATACAGCCGATGTATCGGGAACAAATTCACTTCTTCCGAAACAAATGGAATATTATAGAACACTAGGAAATCGAAGAGTTACATTTTATGATATGTTAACTATAAACACTGCATACAACTGCAAATGTCCAAGTGAATTATTGTGTGCAAATGGAGGATATACAAATCCGTCCAATTGTTTGGAATGTATTTGTCCATTGGGATATGGAGGAGTGTTATGTGATCGAGTA gTTGCTTGTAGTGTCCAGTTAAGTGCAGATTCGTATTGGAAAGGATCCTGGATTTCTGTTGGAAGTAGTGTTTTGAGAGATACTACAGACCCCGTTAAAGCGTTTATCTCAATAAATGCTCCGAAagataaaattattgaagttaaaattgtgaaaatagaaaatttctcGTGTGACTCTGGTTGCAATAATAATGGAGTGGAGATTAAATACATGGGGGATCCAAGAATCACTAATCCAAT TATTTGCTGTGAGAATCAAGTGGACCCATCCAACAAGGGATACAAAGCCAAGCTGAATCCACTTTTGATTAATATTTATACATTTCTCGGGAAAAACAAAGTGACCTTCCATTACAGATATGTGAATGAACGCTTGAGTAGCTACAATAAAACCACAAATGGATATGATAACTATGAATATTATGCCTAA
- the K03B8.4 gene encoding uncharacterized protein (Partially confirmed by transcript evidence), whose product MSQNSDLKTMNELSGDLEAERFAESYVRPETEEGVQRYMFQKVNQKRHELEQILVFDQIKAPLPKKKKYVDSKQVKKKRIIAKENQLVKQCKILNE is encoded by the exons ATGAGCCAGAATTCGGACCTGAAGACTATGAACGAGCTGAGCGGGGATCTTGAAGCCGAAAGATTCGCTGAATCCTACGTGAGACCTGAAACAGAGGAAGGAGTTCAAAG atacatGTTCCAAAAGGTGAACCAGAAGCGACATGAATTGGAGCAAATCTTGGTGTTCGATCAAATTAAGGCTCCATtgccaaaaaagaagaagtatGTGGACTCAAAACAGgtaaagaaaaaacgaattatTGCTAAAGAAAACCAGCTAGTAAAACAATGTAAAATATTAAACGAATAA